A single Pirellulales bacterium DNA region contains:
- a CDS encoding DUF1207 domain-containing protein encodes MTDRFDAPVLQPASPPEPQLAPATHYFEPAAAEEPWTSQVLPVGLIYRSYLAGTKEPRLAVQWFHEKDYGPYWDVTLGGRAGLWRYGTTDPAHPEGVQLDIEGAAFPRLDLDEERDLVAADFRGGFPLTYGRGPWQFKLAYYHLSAHLGDEFLLKNPGYTRINYSRDVVVYGTAFRPNNNWRFYGEAGWSFYEDVAEQWEFQFGAEYSPGQPSGLRGAPFMATNVHLHEEINYSGRFTFQAGWQWRGDGPGHLLRLGLHYLNGMSPQYELLGQNEEQIGAGLWFDF; translated from the coding sequence GTGACCGATCGCTTCGACGCTCCGGTGCTGCAGCCTGCTTCTCCTCCCGAGCCACAGCTCGCGCCGGCGACGCACTATTTCGAGCCGGCGGCCGCGGAAGAACCGTGGACCTCGCAGGTGCTTCCCGTGGGGCTGATCTACCGCTCGTATCTGGCCGGCACGAAAGAGCCGCGCCTGGCCGTGCAATGGTTCCATGAAAAAGATTACGGACCCTACTGGGACGTTACGCTGGGCGGCCGGGCGGGCTTGTGGCGGTATGGAACGACCGATCCGGCGCATCCCGAGGGAGTGCAGCTCGATATCGAGGGGGCCGCGTTTCCGCGGCTCGATCTGGACGAAGAACGCGACCTCGTCGCGGCCGACTTTCGTGGCGGCTTTCCGCTGACTTATGGCCGCGGCCCTTGGCAGTTCAAATTGGCCTACTATCATCTCAGCGCGCACCTGGGCGACGAATTCCTGCTCAAGAACCCCGGCTATACGCGGATCAACTACAGCCGCGATGTCGTCGTCTATGGCACGGCCTTTCGCCCCAACAACAACTGGCGGTTCTACGGCGAGGCCGGCTGGTCGTTTTACGAGGACGTGGCCGAGCAGTGGGAGTTCCAGTTCGGGGCCGAATACAGCCCCGGCCAGCCCAGCGGCCTGCGCGGTGCCCCGTTCATGGCGACGAACGTGCACTTGCACGAAGAGATCAACTACAGCGGCCGCTTCACCTTTCAGGCCGGCTGGCAGTGGCGCGGCGACGGGCCGGGCCACCTGCTCCGGCTCGGCCTGCACTATCTCAACGGCATGAGCCCTCAATACGAACTGCTCGGCCAGAACGAAGAGCAGATCGGCGCCGGGCTGTGGTTCGACTTCTAG
- a CDS encoding acyl-CoA dehydrogenase family protein: MATIASPSVGSHFLFTEEHELLRKTVRQFLEREVNPHADAWEEAGIIPKSLYLRGGELGFFGHHTPEEYGGYGADARMAVVLAEEFSFAHTSGLGMAFGAHSEIAMPHIVRFGTHEQKQRWLPDLVAGRKVAALGITEPGAGSNVAGLATTARREGDHFRLTGSKIFITNSVNADVFCIAAKTDPNAGHKGISMLLVPRETPGFTVEHMKNKLGRRASDTGLLTFDECVVPAENVLGELNRGFYQIMQCFENERLVIAAGCVGAAQSTLERTIKYCQERPMGFGHLSDMQVTRQRLARSYMELEAMRQMVYSTTWRVINGQPSLKEVCAAKAFASEAACRIIDDCFQLHGGYAYFTDYLVERAYRDIRLDRIGGGATEVMLEIIAKQLRI, from the coding sequence ATGGCCACGATTGCTTCGCCGAGTGTCGGATCGCATTTCCTGTTCACCGAAGAGCATGAGCTGCTGCGCAAGACGGTACGGCAGTTTCTCGAGCGCGAGGTCAATCCGCACGCCGACGCCTGGGAAGAGGCCGGCATCATTCCCAAGTCGCTGTACCTGCGGGGCGGCGAGCTGGGTTTCTTCGGGCACCACACGCCGGAAGAGTACGGCGGCTACGGCGCCGACGCCCGCATGGCGGTCGTGCTGGCCGAGGAGTTCTCGTTTGCGCACACCAGCGGCCTGGGCATGGCTTTCGGCGCGCATTCCGAGATCGCGATGCCGCACATCGTCCGGTTCGGCACCCATGAGCAGAAGCAACGCTGGTTGCCCGACCTCGTCGCGGGGCGCAAAGTGGCGGCGCTGGGCATTACCGAGCCGGGCGCCGGCAGCAACGTGGCGGGCCTGGCGACGACGGCCCGCCGCGAGGGAGATCATTTCCGTCTGACCGGGTCGAAGATCTTCATCACCAACTCGGTCAATGCCGACGTGTTCTGCATCGCGGCCAAGACCGACCCCAACGCCGGGCACAAGGGGATCAGCATGCTGCTGGTTCCTCGCGAAACGCCGGGCTTTACGGTCGAGCACATGAAGAACAAGCTCGGCCGCCGCGCCAGCGACACGGGGTTGCTGACGTTCGACGAATGCGTGGTGCCCGCCGAAAACGTACTCGGCGAGTTGAATCGCGGCTTTTACCAGATCATGCAGTGCTTCGAGAACGAGCGGCTGGTGATCGCGGCCGGATGTGTCGGCGCGGCACAGTCCACGCTCGAGCGGACGATCAAGTACTGCCAGGAACGCCCGATGGGTTTCGGCCATCTGTCCGACATGCAGGTCACTCGTCAGCGGCTGGCCCGGTCGTACATGGAGCTCGAGGCGATGCGCCAGATGGTCTATTCCACGACCTGGCGGGTGATCAACGGGCAGCCGAGCTTGAAAGAGGTTTGCGCGGCCAAGGCGTTCGCCTCGGAGGCGGCCTGCCGCATTATCGACGACTGCTTCCAGCTCCACGGCGGCTACGCATATTTCACCGACTATCTGGTCGAGCGTGCCTACCGCGACATCCGGCTCGACCGCATCGGCGGCGGTGCGACCGAAGTGATGCTCGAGATCATCGCCAAGCAGCTGCGGATTTGA